The DNA window GAAGGACGTTGCCGGGCGCGCTACGTTCCTCGTCCACACTGAAAACCCCGACGGCTTCGCCCACGGCGTGAGTGCAGCGAACCCACCGCAGGGCGAAGGCATCGTTGCGCTGAAGGACTGCATCAAGGTCCGCAATGGCTTTGGCCGCTCGCTCGAAGTGGTCCTGCCTCGTCTGCGTGATGGCTACGTCGCACCCGACTCCGAGACCGCGCGCAACTTGGCGCTCGAGTACCCTCAGGCGTTCTTCCTTGCACCTTCGGGCGACACCTTCCACAACGTCACCGTGACCGGTGGCCGCACCCGCGCTCAGGGTCCACTTGCTCTCAAGCGCGAACTCAACGAGGTTCAGCAGAAGGTCGACGCCGCAGCCGCAGAGCTAGCTGCCACCGATACGAAGACGGCGGAACTACAGCACACGATCTCCGAGCTGAACCGCACCCTCGAGGGCAAGGGACACGAGCGCCGCGACGCCGAGCGCGAGGTTGCCAACTCCGGCGCTGCCCTTCGGCAGATGGACTCTGAGGCCCAGAGGATCGAGCGGCGCCTGCAGGACTGGCAGATCAACAGCGAGCGCAACCGCGACGCGCGCACGCAGAAGGCAGACCTCATCGCCCGTCTGCAAGACACCGCGGAGAAGCTGGACGCGGAACGCGCCGCGCTTGAGGCTGGCCTTGCCGACCTGCAACAGCAGCTTGGCAATCTTCGCGAACAGCGCGAGCTTTTGCAGCAGTCGGCGGCTGAAGCGTCCGCCGCCCTGGCGGGCTTGGAAGAGCGCCGTCGCAATGCTGCCGCGAACCTCGAACAGACGACACGCCTCTTCAACACGCAGAACGCCCGCATCCAGCAGCTTGAGCAGCAGCTTGCCCAGGCGAGCGCGGAGAAGCAGCGGCGTGAAGAGGAGACCTCGTCGCTGGCGATCCAGCATGAGCAGTTGAGCGAGGCCCGCGCCACGGCGGTCGCCAACGGTGCTCGCCTCACAGCTGAAGCCGCAGAGCTTCGCGCCCGCATGGCGGAGCTCGACCAGAAGCTGCGCACCCTGCGCCATGAGACCGAGGCTCTTCGTGAGCAGCGTGCTGGCCTGACGGCTCGTGCCGCCAAGCTGGCCTCGGACATCGAGCACATCGAGGCGACCTGCCTCAACGATCTCGGCGTCGTCGCTACGGTACTCCGCGAAGATGCCAGCATCGTCCGCATCGAAGGCGAGGCGCTCGTCAGCGAAGAGGAAGAGTCGCGCTCGCTTAAGCAGCGCCTCGAAGCCATGGGCCCGGTCAACATGATGGCGCTCGAAGAGTACACCGAGACCGCCGAGCGACACACCTTCATGGAGGGCCAGCGCAAGGACCTGCTCGAATCGATCGAGAACACGCAGGCGTCGATCAAGGAGATCGACGATGTCTCGCGGCTCAAGTTCGACGAGGCCTTCAAGGTCATCAACGACAACTTCTCGGTCACCTTCACCAAGCTCTTCGGCGGCGGCCAGGCCTTTATGAAGCTGACCGACGCGGAGAACTCGAACGAGTCCGGCATCGACATCGTCGCCTCGCCTCCGGGCAAGAAGCTGCAGAACATCCTTCTGCTCTCGGGTGGAGAGAAGGCGCTCACCGCTCTCTCGCTGCTGGTTGGCATCTTCCAGTTCCAGCCCGCGCCGTTCTGCGTGCTTGACGAAGTCGACGCCCCGCTCGACGAGACCAACGTGGGCCGCTTCGCCAAGCTCATCTCCGACATGAGCGCAACGACACAGTTCGTCGTCATCACCCACTCCAAGCGAACGATGTCGCAGGCGGACGTGATCTACGGCGTGACCATGCAGGAGCCGGGTGTCTCGAAGATCGTCTCGGTTGCGCTGGGCAAGGGCAATCGCAATGAGCAAGACCGTCGCGCCGTCGCGTAGCTCGGGCGAAGACAAGTTTGCGCAGCCGGGAGCGTAGTCACTACGCCCCGGCTTTTTTCTGCTTCCCAACGATCACGAATCAACTGCTATCTTTAGCGCAACAAGTATCCTTCCGACATTGGAGCAAATACCTGAGCATGCGACTGCAGTCTAGGTTGTTCGCAATAACTGCACTATGGCTAGCCGTCAATGCCACGTCTCTTGCGCAAGGGCCTGTCAAGAATCCCCGCACTGTTTGTGTGTCCTCTTACAAGGTCGATGAGGCAAAGATCAACGACTTCACCTTCAAGTCTTATGAAAAGGTGGACTCTGCTGAAGCTTGCCTTCAAGTCGTTCGCGATGGGCGAGTCCTCTATCAGCGAACCGCTCAAACTATCGCCGGATACACACTTGGACAACCCGCAAACAACAACGACGGTATTCATTCGATTGCAAATGGATCGGACCTCACGGGACGAGGCAATCCCGACATGATTGTGTCGCTTGATACCGGCGGTGCACACTGCTGCCATCTAACATATGTCTTCGAACTGCAGCCGAAGCTCAAGCTTTTAGCGACGATTGATGCAGAAGACAGCGATACTTCGCACTTCGAAGACCTCGATCGCGACCAGCACTTTTACTATTTGGCCGACGATTGGACCTTCGCTTATTGGCCATCCGACTTCGCCGAGTCGCCCGTCGCTCCAATCGTGTTGCGCTATGATGACGGCGCTAAGCAACACAACTATCGCTTAGCCTTGGACAAGATGCAAAGGCCCGTACCTACTCCAGTTGAGTGGCAAGAAGCTCTGGATCGGACTCGGGCAAACTTCAAAGAAGACACTTGGCAGCTGTCCTTCGGTGCGACGCTCTGGACCACCATTATCCGGCTGATTTACACCGGACACTCCGACCTCGCATGGAAGTTTCTCGACGAGGCGTGGCCGCCATCCATCACTGAAAAAGATAAGTGGACCGGCGAATTCTGCGGAATCCTGAAAACCAGCAGATATTGGCCAGATCTCAAGGACTCGATGCCGGGTGCGCCTCCTGATTGCATCAGGGCGGAGCCACGCCGACACTTCCCGTATAAGTAGTAAAAAGCTACTCCACTTGCCGCATCACCAGATCCCCAGCTTGCTCGACAGTTTCGTTTGGGGATTGCAGTTCGAACTTCGTCCGCTCATCATCCTCTTCCAAAGACACGCTCTTGAAGAGCAATGCACTCCCCACCAGGTGAACATGCAGCGCCGTAAGCTGCCATAGCGAGGGCGCGGTCTGCGATTGTTCGAGCGCGAACGAGCTTCCCTCCTTCAGCCTCCCGAGCAGGCCGCCGCCGAAGGTCACCTCGTGGACGAGATGGCCAGCCATGCTGCGGACGCGTAGCTGCTGGTTGTCGATGACGACGTCGCCCACCATGCCGCTGAAGACCTTGGCCTCGCGCGTTGGCGGATGGAACTTTGGATCAGGCTCGAAGTGCAACGTAGTGTTGACCGCGTCCGCACCAGTCTCCGTCCAGAGAAACGCGACCGGCAGCAACGTCAGAAAGTCGTCGATCTGCTTCGCGTCGTGGGCGTCTTCCTCCACCGACTTCTTCTGCGCGCGTGCGTCGTGCAGAAAATTCTGCACCTCGTCGCGCTGCTTCGCCTCCGGAACACGCTGCCCGTCGCGCTGATATACGCGATGCACATCGCCATGCTGCGTCGCGGCCACCCACTGCACCACGCCGCCCTTCGGCTTCTTTACCACTTCATGGTAAAGCCAGTTTGAATGATCGTTCTGGTTCGCCGCTCGCTCCGAGTTCACCGCCCGTTGAATCAACGACTGCGGAGTTTCCGCTCCAGCCGCTCCTACCGCAAACAACACGCCCGCCGCGAAGACCGCGACGCATCGCAAGCCCATCCCCGCCCCCTTGTGCCCTTTACACCTTCGGCGAAAAGTCAGTCATGGTCATAAAGGTTGAATCCACCTTTTCGACGATCTTTCCGCTGGCCTCGCTCTCCGTCTTCACCTTGATCCATTCAGGATCGTCCTGGAACGCCTTCCAGTTCTTCGTCGCCTCATCGCGGCTGGGATGCTTCAGGACGTAGATGAGCGTCTTGTCCTTCAGAGGGTCATCGGTCGGCACCCAGTAGGCCACGCTGACGATACCGTGCTTCGTGAAGAGGCTGACGGTATGGTCGCGAAAGCGTGCCAGCAGCGCGGGCAGCCGTCCTTCGACCGTGTGATAGACCCGTAGCTCGAAGACCGTCGAGCCGTCCTTTGATCCGTCCTGGGCCTCTGCCGAGAGACCGCCCATGGCAAACATCATCGCTCCCGCTCCCATCGCCTTCAGCACCGTGCGTCTTTGTTCTTGCATACCGCGAATTGTAGCGCGAGACTGTGAGTGAAGATCAAGTCCATTTGCCGCATGCACAGGGAGCGTTCCGATGAAGCTGTTCCGCGCAGGGATGTACGTGGTTCCCGCAGTCTTCCTGGCGGGCCTCAGCCTTTGGCGCACCGCGCCGGTGCAAGGATTTGCAGGACCTGCAGCACCCGGCGCGGGAGCATGGGACAAGGCTGCGGCGGCGAAGTATCTCGATGACCGCGAGGTCTGGTGGCAGGGATGGCCCAAGGCGCAGAAGGACCACGGCACGATCTGCATCTCCTGCCACACGACAGTGCCTTATGCGATGGCGCGCCCGGCGTTGCAGGCGGCGCTCCATGAGGCCTCTGCGGCTGCACCGGAGAGCGCATTAATTGCGAGCGTCGAGAAGCGCGTCGGCCAGTGGTCCGAGGTGGTTCCCTTCTACTCCGACGCGAACGACGGCCCGGGCAAGACGGCCGAATCGCACGCAACCGAAGCCGTGATGAACGCGGTCATTCTGCTCAGCTACGATGCCAGCCATGGCCATCCGCGTGCGATCACGCGCACCGCGCTCGACGAAGCCTGGGCGCTGCAGCTTCATGCAGGAGACGATGCAGGCGGATGGATCTGGCAGAACTTCCACCTCTCGCCATGGGAGTCTAACGAGTCGAGCTACCAGGGCGCGGCCATGCTGATGCTGGAGCTCGGCACCGCCCCGGCACGCGCAGGGCGCACTGCGGAAGATGCCCATCACGAAGCTCTGCTGCAAGGCTATCTACGCAAACACTACGCCGGACAGCCGCTGCTGAACCGGCTTTACGTCTACTGGGCGTCGGCAACGAGTCCGGGGTTGCTGAACGCGGCTCAACGTGTCGAGTTGCTCTCGCAGGTAAAGTCGCTCCAGCAGCCTGACGGGGGCTGGAAGCTTGCCTCGCTCGACTCCATCGATCGAGTGGACAAGACAGCACAGCCGACAGAGAGTGACGGCTACGCGACGGCGCTAGTCGCTCTCGCGCTCGAGGTGAATGTGCCCGATCGCAAAGACGCATCGCTGCGAAGCGCGCTGGCGTGGCTCAACACGCACCAGGGCAAGGACGGCCGCTGGCAGGCTGCTTCGCTGAACAAGCAGCGCGATCCCGAGAGCAACATTGGCAAGTTCATGAGCGATACCGCAACCGCGTACGCTGTGCTCGCTCTAGAACAGGCGCCCGCGAAGTCGACTCCGTAGGGCGCTAGCGGAGGAACAAGATCATGTGCTCTTCATCGACATACTCATCGCCTGCTCGCAGAGCGCGCGGCTCTATGCCGAAGGTCACAAATCCCAGGGCGGTGTAGACCTTCCGCGCTCCCGTGTTGAAGAGGCCGACCGCCAGCATCAACTGTTCGAGGCTCGGGTCCTGTCTTACCTCATCGATCAGCGAGTTGATCATCGCCTTTGCTGCGCCACGCCCACGGTGCGAGGCCGCGACATACACGCCACGAACATGGCCTTTGTGGCGCTCTTTCGCGTTCGGCTCGCGCTCGAATCGGGCGAACCCGATCATCGCTTCACCATCGAAGGCACCCATCACAAAGGAGTTCTTACCGCACAGAAACGTGGCGATCTCGTCGATTGTGACTTGCCGGTGCTCTTCGGGTGTCGGGCCAAAGGATCGCGGTTCGCGCTCTACCGCTTCGAGCCGCAGCGCCCAGTAGGCGGGCGCGTCCTCTTTCATCAACTTCCTATAGATCAAATGCGTTTCCTCGATTCAGCGCATAGTGTCTCACCCCGAGAAAAGCAGATTCCCTCCGGGAATGACAAACAAAGTTGGTTCTGCGAGATACTGGAAGTCCATGAACCCCGCATTGCTTACCACCTCTCTCGGCGACATCCCCCTCACCGCTCGCGGCAAGGTCCGCGACCTTTACGCGATGGGGGATGAGCTTTTATTTATTGCTACTGACCGCATCTCCGCCTTCGACCATGTCCTCGGCTCCGGCATTCCAGACAAGGGAAAGATCCTTACCCAGCTTTCGCACTTCTGGTTCGATTTTCTTGCGGACACGGTCCCAAACCACCTGCTTGCAGCGCCGTCGGCCGAGCTGCTCGCGAAGATCGCGCCCTACAAGTCCCAGACCGAGGGCCGGTCCATGCTCGTCCGCCGAGCAGAGATGTTCCCGGTCGAATGCGTCGTCCGCGGCTACCTCTCCGGCTCAGGCTGGAAGGACTATCTGGCCACCGGCTCGGTCTGCGGCATCGAACTGCCGAGCGGCCTGCGCGAGTCCGACAGGCTTCCCTGCCCCATCTTCACGCCCGCCGCGAAGATCAAGACCGGCGGCCACGACGAGAACATCTCCTTCGCGACCATGGTGGACACGGTTGGCGAACACTACGCGAACGAGCTGCGCCGCCTGACTTTCGCCATCTACGAAAAGGCTTCGGCTCACGCGGCGTCGAAGGGCCTGATCCTCGCCGATACGAAGTTTGAGTTCGGGCTGGTCGATGGAAAGATCGTCCTCGCTGACGAGGTCCTCACACCTGACTCGTCCCGTTACTGGCCGGCCGAAAGCTATTCTCCGGGCGGCGCGCAGCCGAGTTTCGACAAACAATACGTGCGCGATTACCTGGAATCGATCCACTGGAACAAGCAGGCGCCCGCGCCGTCGCTGCCGGTTGAGGTGATCTCGAAGACCCGTGAAAAGTATCTCGAGGCCTTCCGACTCATCACAGGCCAGTCCGACCTCGAAATGGTGAGATAGACATTACCCGCGAAGGTACCTGCACGCCATCTCTTGACCTCCATCCGTTTTACCGGCGTGAGAATAGGAGGAAGGTCCATGAACGTGCCGGATATAAGATCCTTCAACCTTTTCGATTGGTTTCTGATCGCGATCGTCGCTTATTCGACCATTGCGGCGATCCTGCGCGGCTTCTTCCGGGAGGTCTTTTCGCTCGTGGGGCTTATAGCCGGAATTCTCCTCGCCAGCTGGAACTACTCCCTCTTCAGCGTTTACCTCGAGCGTCTCCTGCCCTGGACGGTCGCCCAGATCGTGGCGTTTCTGTTGATCGTGATTACCACTATGGTGCTCTGCGGGTTGGCGGGAACGCTGCTGCAGAAGACTGCGAAGACCGTCGGTCTGGGCTTTATCGACCGGTTGCTGGGCGGGGCCTTTGGGCTCGTCCGCGGCTGCCTGATGGGCGTCGCTCTTTTGATGGTGGGTGCCGCTTTTCTTCCCCAATCCTTCTATCTGAGAAATTCTGCTCTCTCCGGGTATTTCCTTCAGGGAGCGCATGCGGTATCCTTCGTGGTGCCAACCAACCTTCAGCAACATATCCGCGAGGGCATCCAGCAACTCCATCACAAGAGTTGAACCACAGGACCTTCGATTGGATCAAGCGATCGATGTAGAGGCACAATGTAAAAGCTGGTTCCGCATAAAAAGGCGGGGCCACGGTGAGGGAACCCTTTGAAACGCGAGCTCGATATCCTGGTCACCCAGATGCACGCCAACGGTGTGGATTACACAGAGGCCGTGCGCCAGTTCAAGAAGCGTTACATCTTCGAAGTCCTCGCGCACCATAAGGGCAACCAGTGCAAGGCGGCTGAAGAGCTTGGCATGCATCGCAACACGCTCAGCCGGACTCTCGCCGAGCTTGATATGGATACTTCCAAGATCCGCAGCGGCATGCGCCGGCCACCCAGCAGTGACAGAATGGGAGACCGTTCCAGAATTACAAGCATCGCCAGCGCCAGATAGGCTCCGCCTCCGTCTAAACTGAAGTCGGATGAGACTTCCCGCGGACCTTTCGCCTAGACACGATGGCTTCAGCAAGCGGCGCTGCCGCCGATGCGTCCTCGCTGCGTTTGAGCTTGGCGCTTGTCTCTGCCTGGCCTGCGCATCCTCGTTCGCACAAGCTTCCGGTCAGAGCACCGATCCTGGCATTACGACATCCGTCACCGGTGCCGTCTCCCAGCAGCGCAATCCAAAGAACAACACCCACGCGAAGGAAAACGCCAAGGCCGAAGAGGCCTACATCGAGGGCGCAAGGCTGCTCGAGCGCAACGACCGCGAAGCAGCCGAACGCCAGTTCCAGCTTGCTTCCAGCCTGGCCCCCGACAACCGCGACTACGCCCTCGCCGTGACTTCCATCCGCGAAGGCCGGATTGTGGAACTGATTCACCGCGCGGGCAAGGCGCGCATCGAAGGCCATGCGATCGAAGCCGAAGCCCTTCTGGCGCAGGCCCGCAAGATCGATCCTGACAATCCGCTGCTGGCCCAGCACCCCAATCCCAACGAGCCCGTAAAGAGTTCAAAGGTCGACTCGTGGATACTCGATGGCCCGCGGCTCGCCGGTCCCATCGAGTTGAAGCCCGCGCAAGGTCTGAAGAGCTTCCATATTCACTCCTCCCTGCCCGAGGCCCTTCGCCAGCTGGCCGCTGCATACGGTCTGAAGGTTGTGGTCGACAGCACCGTGCCACAACAGCAGGTGAAGTTCGACCTCGAAGACGTCACCTACACGCAAGCCATACGCGTTCTGAGCCAGATGGGCACCGTCTTTACGGTTGCGCTTACTCCGGACAGCTTCTTCGTCGCCGTCGACAATCAGGAAAGCCGAAACAAGTACCAACACCAGGTGCAGGAGACGATCTACGCGGCGGGCATGACCAACGAGCAACTGGCAGAGCTTGGCAACATGATCCGGAGCGTCTTCGAGGTCAAGCAGGTCACGGTGCAGAACAGCTTTGGCACACTGGTCGTCCGTGCGCCGGCGGACACGCTGGAAGCTCTAAACCTGACGCTGCGCGACCTGTTGGAAGGCAACGCCGAGGTGATGATCGACCTAAAGCTTTACAGCGTCGACAAGACCTCCACGCGGAACATCGGAGTTTCGCTTCCCTCACAGGCGGGAGCCTTCAGCCTTGCCGGCGAGGCGCAGAGCCTCGTAGCATCCAATCAGTCCCTCATCAACCAGGCCATCGCGCAGGGTCTCGTTCCCGCAGGCACCAGCAATATCGAGATCGTCCTCGCCCTGATCAAGGCGGGCCTCATCACCAGCCCTCTGATCTCCGGGCTCCTTGCGACCGTTGGCGGAGGTATCACCACGGCGGGCATCTACTCGACAACGACGTCCTCGCTGAACTTCGCCTTGAACTCCAGCGACACCCGTGCGCTCGATGAGATTCAACTCCGGGTCGGAGACCGGCAGAGCGCGACCTTCCGCGCTGGCTCAAAGTATCCCATTACGCAGTCCACTTATTCGACAACCAGCGCCGCCACCACCTCGTCGCTCGCCGGGGCCACAGTCAATGGGGTCAGCGTGGCCAGCCTCCTGAATGCCGCGACCACTGCCACCACGCCCCAGATTCAGTACGAAGACCTCGGTCTCACGTTGAAAGCCACACCCACGATTCAGAAGTCGGGCCTGGTCAGCCTTCATCTCGACCTCAAGATCGAGTCTCTGGCTGGCGGCACCAACGACAACATCCCCATCCTGACAAACAGCTCCCTGACTTCGGACATCACGGTTGCTGATGGAACGACGGCGTTCCTCGTCAGCAATATGAACAAGAGCCAATCGGCAGCAGTGACGGGAGTTCCAGGGCTGAGCGATCTTCCCGGTTTTCAAAGCACCCCAGACCTGCTACGCACGACCGATGTAGGCGAACTGTTGATGGTGATCACACCGCACCTCGTCCGCAAGCGTTCCAACGACACCGCTGGCCCGATCATCCCGATCAATGTGCCCGCCTCTTCGACATCCGAATAAAGAGTCGCGAGGTTTCTAGACGAGGTCCGCCTCAACCTCGTTGTGTATCACCAGGTGTCCACTCGTAGCAGCTCCCGCATCCGCCGACAGCCCGAGGCTGTCGAAGACCGGAGCCAGCGTCAAAAGCGACATGCAGAGGATCGCCACATGAAAGTCGTTGAGATGCGGCGCGGCAGCTTCATGGCCGTGCGCGTGTGCGACCAGCCGTATCGTCACTGCGCCGACAGCGACACCCACGCCCATAGACAACTGCATCACCGCCGAAAGAAAACCGTTCGCCTGCCCCATTCGCTCCGACGGAATCTCCGTATAAGCAAGGGTGGTCATGCAGGTGAACTCCAGTGACCGGGCGGCCCCATGAAAGTACAGGATGGCAACGATCAACAAAGGTGGTGTGCCCGGAGAGATGACAGCACACAGCGCCACAGATCCCGCAGTAATCACTCCGTTCACAATCAATATTCGCCGGAAACCGAACCGCCGCAGCACCTGGATGACGAACCCTTTCATGCTGAGATCGCCGGCAAACAGCGCCAGTAGATACAGCCCCGACTGGAAGGCAGTCATGCCAAAGCTGATCTGGAACATCAGGGGCAGGAGAAACGGCAGAACCGCGACAGCAACCCGGAAGCCGCTGGCTCCATAGATGGAAAGCGCATACGATTTCAGCTTCATCGACTCCAGATCGATGAAGGGATAGCTTGATCGTCGCGCCATGAAGACCGCCAGCACTCCGCTTACGACGCTCAGCGCGAGAATCAACAGCGCGGACGAGGTAGCCATCGCCGCCCCGCCCAGACTCTCAAGCGCATAGACCAACCCTGTAGAAGCCAAACCGGCAAACAGGAACGTAAGCCAATCGAACGGATGACGCTCTTCCGAGCGCAGGTTCTCCACCCATAAAAGCGTCAGTGTCAGCGCCACCGCACCCAGCGGCAGGTTCAAGAAAAAGATCCAGTGCCAACTAAAGTAGGTCGTGATAAATCCGCCCAGCGGAGGTCCAACGACCAAGGCGGTGAGCGCCGGCCACGTCATATAGGCGATCGTTTCGGTGAGGTCTTCCTTCGGCGTATCGCGCAAGACGATCAACCGCCCAACGGGAAACATCATCGCCCCGCCAAGCCCCTGAACGACTCGCATGAGCGTGAACTCGGTCAGCGTATGCGCCAGACCGCAGAACAAAGACGCCACTGTGAAGACACCAATCGCAGCAGCAAAGACACTACGCGAACCGAACCTGTCTGCCACCCATCCGCTAATGGGGATGAACACCGCGAGCGCCAGCATGTACGCCGTCATCCCGATATTCAGATGGACAGCACCGACGTTGAAGCTCTTCGCCATCTGCGGCAACGCCGTCGCGATGATCGTGCCGTCCAGCATCTCCATGAAAAGAGCAGCAGCCACCAGCGTCGTAATGTAATACCGCGAACGGACCTTCGACATACTCCATCTATTTTACGAGCAACGAGCTACTTCTTTGTCCCCGACCACTCCAGGTACGACTTAAACACCGTAGCCCCCGGCGGCTCAATCTGGAACTTCCCAGTCATCACCGCCCCCTCAAGGTGATACATGAGCCGAAACTTTGGCCCCGGCGCGCTCGTGAGGAACACCACCGTCTTTGCGTCCGGAAAGCTGATGTCGTAGTGGAGAACGTGGCCTTCGTTGTCTGCATACAGAGCGTGCGGCGTCGCATCGCCCATGTCCTGATAGATCGTCAGGAGGTCATGATGCTGGCAGTCAAAGCTGGCCGGCCCCTTGCACGTGTCCGCGGAGCCCGTCCGCGTGATGACGGTGCCATTAAGATCGGCCTGAAACGTGTACGTCCCAAGCGAGGTAGCTCCCGCGCTTCCCTGCACATTCGTGGCAGCCGTCCACGTTCCGAGAAGGAAACCGAAGCCAGCGAACGAAGGCGGTGCCTGGGCGACCATGCGAACCGACATGAAGGCGAACAAAAAGAGAAGACGACGCATGGCCATTTATAGCACCACGCGCCGCCAGTGGAAAACTTCATTTCAATAATTCTGAAACTACGCCTTCACAACCGCTCCATCGACAACCTTGACCGGATCGAGGAACGGCATCGACTTGCGCAGCTCCGCGCCGACCTGCTCGATCTGGTGGGCTGCCTCAGCCTTGCGAATCCGCGCGAACTCATGCCGCCCAGTCTCGTTCTCTTCGATGAACTTCTTCGCGAACGTGCCGTCCTGAATGTCGTTCAGCAGGCCCTTCATCGCCTTCTTCACATCAGCCGTCACGATGCGCGGCCCGGCGACATAGTCGCCCCACTCCGCAGTGTCCGAGATCGAGTGCCGCATGTACTCCAGGCCACCGCGGTACATCAGGTCGACGATCAGCTTCAGCTCGTGCAGCACCTCGAAGTACGCCAGTTCCGGCTGATATCCGGCCTCGACCAGCGTCTCGAAGCCAGCCTTCACCAGCGCCGAAGTTCCGCCGCACAGCACCGCCTGCTCGCCGAAGAGGTCCGTCTCGGTCTCTTCCGTGAACGTCGTCTCGAGCACGCCAGCGCGCGTGCATCCGATCGCCTTCGCGTAGCTCAGTGCCAGTGCCAGAGCGTTGCCGCTCGCATCCTGCTCGACCGCGACGAGCGCCGGAACACCACCGCCCTCGGTATAAACCTCACGCACGCGATGGCCCGGCGACTTCGGCGCAACCAGCGAAACATCGACGCTTGCCGGCGGTTCGATCGTGCGGAAGCGGATGTTGAAGCCGTGCGCAAACATAAGGGTCGCATCGGACTTCATGTTCGGCGCGATCTCCGCGTGGTAGACCTTCGCAGCCGTCTGGTCGGGCGTCAGGTTCATGATGACGTCGGCCCACTTAGAGACCTCGGCGACGGTGTCGACAACCAGCCCTGCCTTCTCCGCGCGAGCCGCGTTGGCCGAGCCAGCACGAAGCCCAACCCGGACATCGACGCCCGAGTCCTTCAAGTTCAATGCATGGGCGTGGCCCTGCGATCCGTAACCGATAATTGCGACCTTCTTCGCCTGGATAAGAGAGAGGTCCGCGTCTGCGTCGTGATATGCCTTTGCCATGTCTGTCCGTTTCTTCCTTTTCTTCAGTTAGTAAATCTTTCTCGATAGCAACAATAGCGTCTTGTACATCAAATCCAGCCCGACGCCACGACTCCGTTCTTGTCGAACTTGTCTTGCTTGAGGGCACGCTTCAGCCCTGCCACAAAATTCCTCGCTTGCCACACGGCTTTAGCCGCTGAGGTACTTGTTTACTCCTCTTCCTCATGCACATCGTCAAACTCATTCGGAAGAATCTCCTGGGGCGAGAGCTTTACGCCGCCGGTGAACGAAGAACCATTCGCGCCACCGAGCGCCTTCACCACCTTGCTCGTATGATGCCCGCGCCGCATCGCCATACGTCCAGTCCGCGAGACCTCGAGAATGTTGTAGCCGCT is part of the Granulicella aggregans genome and encodes:
- a CDS encoding NIPSNAP family protein, giving the protein MQEQRRTVLKAMGAGAMMFAMGGLSAEAQDGSKDGSTVFELRVYHTVEGRLPALLARFRDHTVSLFTKHGIVSVAYWVPTDDPLKDKTLIYVLKHPSRDEATKNWKAFQDDPEWIKVKTESEASGKIVEKVDSTFMTMTDFSPKV
- a CDS encoding GNAT family N-acetyltransferase encodes the protein MIYRKLMKEDAPAYWALRLEAVEREPRSFGPTPEEHRQVTIDEIATFLCGKNSFVMGAFDGEAMIGFARFEREPNAKERHKGHVRGVYVAASHRGRGAAKAMINSLIDEVRQDPSLEQLMLAVGLFNTGARKVYTALGFVTFGIEPRALRAGDEYVDEEHMILFLR
- a CDS encoding phosphoribosylaminoimidazolesuccinocarboxamide synthase, which codes for MNPALLTTSLGDIPLTARGKVRDLYAMGDELLFIATDRISAFDHVLGSGIPDKGKILTQLSHFWFDFLADTVPNHLLAAPSAELLAKIAPYKSQTEGRSMLVRRAEMFPVECVVRGYLSGSGWKDYLATGSVCGIELPSGLRESDRLPCPIFTPAAKIKTGGHDENISFATMVDTVGEHYANELRRLTFAIYEKASAHAASKGLILADTKFEFGLVDGKIVLADEVLTPDSSRYWPAESYSPGGAQPSFDKQYVRDYLESIHWNKQAPAPSLPVEVISKTREKYLEAFRLITGQSDLEMVR
- a CDS encoding CvpA family protein, whose product is MNVPDIRSFNLFDWFLIAIVAYSTIAAILRGFFREVFSLVGLIAGILLASWNYSLFSVYLERLLPWTVAQIVAFLLIVITTMVLCGLAGTLLQKTAKTVGLGFIDRLLGGAFGLVRGCLMGVALLMVGAAFLPQSFYLRNSALSGYFLQGAHAVSFVVPTNLQQHIREGIQQLHHKS
- a CDS encoding helix-turn-helix domain-containing protein; this translates as MKRELDILVTQMHANGVDYTEAVRQFKKRYIFEVLAHHKGNQCKAAEELGMHRNTLSRTLAELDMDTSKIRSGMRRPPSSDRMGDRSRITSIASAR
- a CDS encoding type II and III secretion system protein, with amino-acid sequence MRLPADLSPRHDGFSKRRCRRCVLAAFELGACLCLACASSFAQASGQSTDPGITTSVTGAVSQQRNPKNNTHAKENAKAEEAYIEGARLLERNDREAAERQFQLASSLAPDNRDYALAVTSIREGRIVELIHRAGKARIEGHAIEAEALLAQARKIDPDNPLLAQHPNPNEPVKSSKVDSWILDGPRLAGPIELKPAQGLKSFHIHSSLPEALRQLAAAYGLKVVVDSTVPQQQVKFDLEDVTYTQAIRVLSQMGTVFTVALTPDSFFVAVDNQESRNKYQHQVQETIYAAGMTNEQLAELGNMIRSVFEVKQVTVQNSFGTLVVRAPADTLEALNLTLRDLLEGNAEVMIDLKLYSVDKTSTRNIGVSLPSQAGAFSLAGEAQSLVASNQSLINQAIAQGLVPAGTSNIEIVLALIKAGLITSPLISGLLATVGGGITTAGIYSTTTSSLNFALNSSDTRALDEIQLRVGDRQSATFRAGSKYPITQSTYSTTSAATTSSLAGATVNGVSVASLLNAATTATTPQIQYEDLGLTLKATPTIQKSGLVSLHLDLKIESLAGGTNDNIPILTNSSLTSDITVADGTTAFLVSNMNKSQSAAVTGVPGLSDLPGFQSTPDLLRTTDVGELLMVITPHLVRKRSNDTAGPIIPINVPASSTSE
- a CDS encoding MFS transporter, yielding MSKVRSRYYITTLVAAALFMEMLDGTIIATALPQMAKSFNVGAVHLNIGMTAYMLALAVFIPISGWVADRFGSRSVFAAAIGVFTVASLFCGLAHTLTEFTLMRVVQGLGGAMMFPVGRLIVLRDTPKEDLTETIAYMTWPALTALVVGPPLGGFITTYFSWHWIFFLNLPLGAVALTLTLLWVENLRSEERHPFDWLTFLFAGLASTGLVYALESLGGAAMATSSALLILALSVVSGVLAVFMARRSSYPFIDLESMKLKSYALSIYGASGFRVAVAVLPFLLPLMFQISFGMTAFQSGLYLLALFAGDLSMKGFVIQVLRRFGFRRILIVNGVITAGSVALCAVISPGTPPLLIVAILYFHGAARSLEFTCMTTLAYTEIPSERMGQANGFLSAVMQLSMGVGVAVGAVTIRLVAHAHGHEAAAPHLNDFHVAILCMSLLTLAPVFDSLGLSADAGAATSGHLVIHNEVEADLV